The genomic DNA AGCACAGTATGAGATATTTTAGCTACCAATAAAAACCAGCTCAGGTTTGAACACCaagccgcagcagcagcagcagaaatacCAGCAGTTTGCCTCGTGGTAAACAAATACAAAGTCATTAGCTTATTGTTATCATACTGCGCTTCTACGGTCTAAAGATCTGAGCTGGCAAACACAGTCTTTACTGTGATTCTGACCTGATACTGTTCtggaattaaagaaaaaatccaACTCCAACTCATTCAGAGGTAACACCAATTTAAAGCAGTACTTCCACATAACATTTGTTGACATTACTAGCACCATGGGATTTAAGACTGTGATAACTAAATACCACATGTTCAAATTCAAGATTCTTAGAGGGTTAAGTCCTTTTAAGGCAGAAGGCTTACAAACCACTTTGCAACATGTTTGGCTTTAAGAGAATTTTagataaaaggaaaatgaaCATCGTGGAAACGATATGATGACTTTGTAGATATCCGCTGAAAACGTGGTGATTAATCACAACAACACTGCCAGTTGTAATAAGAGGGCCAAACCATGAACAAGGGAGGGCAAAGGACTTTTCTAGATTTCATTATCCAGAGACCAGATGTCCCCTGCTAGGGAGTTGGCACAGGTCTGAATGGTCCAGGTCGCCTGGGCAAACTGGTTGCGGAACAGCTTGGCGTCTGCGTCGAGGTCGGCAGTCGTCAAAGAGTCGAGGTGGCTGATCAGACCTTTGAGGGTGTGGGGACCGGAGCCCAGCAGGATGTGACGGAAGGGGCTGTCTTTGGGAGAAACGTAGGGTGACAGGAAGTTCCTTTCCACCTATAGCAAGAAGACGGAGATCATGAAAGAGCTGGATAAAAACCAACGCTATCAACAAATTTATTGGACAACCCCGTCCTTTGAATAGCAGAAAGCAGCAACTGAAGACTACCTACATCAACTATTACACTTTACTGTGATTAAAATGTGGTGTATCCCATTTAATATATGATCCAAAGGTAGCTAAACCAACACTAAAGTTGTAATTTCAGCTTATCAAAAGCAGAGGTGGCAGCTTGTGAAATCAACTAAACTTGATGGGCTGAGTTTTTTTCTCTTACCGTCATGATGCGGTCATTGATCACGCGGCACATCTCGATGTCCTCCAGGTCGCTGTTCTGGATGTCGGCTGCCAGCGCGCTAGAGGCACGGCTGTAGGAGCCAGAGGCCATGATCAACCATTGCACTGTCAGAGCTTTGGGCAACAGCTGGGGCTTCAACTGcaagcacacaaacatgcaggGATGACTTTTCCCCCCTCAAACTCAAGTTAGTAAGCTGGACATTCAAGACCTGACCAGTTTTGTCTTCTACGATGAGGAGTAACcagccaaaacaaaaactgattcAAAACTGATCATTTTTAAGTTGAGTGATGAAAAACACGACAACATTCAAGTTGCTCCTGATTTCTTCAGCCCTGCTCTCAACAAGGTAAATACTATCTTGATTTACAAGGACACTGGTGAACACTCACCCTCTGAACATTCTTGACCCTCGCATTAATCTGAACAACGTGGCTGCGTATGAGCTGGTTGTACTTCTTCAGGTCCATCTGCAGCAGGTGGTCATGGACCAGCCTCAGCGCTATGTGACCGGCAAACTGGCCCGCTCTCACAGCCAGCTGAGGAACCTGGCTGGCTGTGACAGAGTTCAGGTTTTCTCGGGTGTCCAGGATTGTACCAAAGTACGGGTAGTCCTGAGGAGGAACACGGGATGTTTTAAGAATTACTCTCAGATCTACAAAGTTGGCATTAGTTAAAAGAGTTCAGAAACTATTTAAGAACTTGTAGTACAGAAGAATTCACTTACTGAACTTCCAGAGTGGAATCTGAAAGCGACTGAGGGAATGCCGGAGAAGGCGAGGAAAGGATACGCAGCACTGTCCATCCTCAGAGGCTCCAGACTTCAAAATCAAATGCAAAAAAGAAGAGTGAGAATGACAGCAAACAAGAAGGCTGTGATAATCATCACTGGCTATACTTTGTTATCTTTAATTAGACAGACTCACATAGCAGACTCCCAGTTGTTCTTTCCAAACTGAGAAAGAAGAGACTTGTCCTTGTCATAGTTCACctaaaaaggaaacaaatgctttaattaaactcttgttttattttacaaataaaactgaccaACAGAATTATTTCTACTGAAGAGATCAGCTGTGGAGTTACCTCTTTCAGAGCGTTTTGGACCAGGCTGTGCAACAACGGGCTGGCTGCTACTTTAAACCCATTCTGACCTAGAATAACAAGACCCCTAATATTTAGTTATCCTGAAAAATAAGTGATGCTTTTTGCATGTGTATGTAAAAGTTTGACATTAAACAGCTTCATGGCTACAAGAAGTCTGCATCCATGGCAGTAAATACCTGTCACAATGCCGTCCAGGTTGATGTAGGTGAATGCTTTCATGCTCAGAGAGGACAGATAACCCTGGAACAAAGAAATATCCAATATATGAATGAGACAGAGCACAATCACTAATAATTATCCTCCTCAGAATAAGTGTATTCATTTACGTCTTCTGTAATGGGCATTTGTTTTTGGTCTACATCTTCTGACTTATTTGAGCTATCCTAAAATATCCTGATGTACGAAATAGAAGACATCCTGGGCTTTCCATTGACATCTCATGCATTTGGGGGGTCTCTTTTAGCACCAAAGACGAAGGAAATCGCAAAAAAGTTAAATGGgaagatttatttttgttgagTAGAAGAAAAATGCAGCTAATCTAAACCTTTGCCATGCACGTCTTACCTCCAACCACTCGGTGGCGCCAACACTCCCATACTCTCCCGCACTCCAGCTCGCAAACACAATACTCCTCCTCGGTTTGAATCCATCTATCAAAGTGGAAACACATTTAATAAAACTCATGAAGCCAGCACGTTCTTTAGCTGCTCAGTATCTGAGGTGAAGTGTACATCCAGCATTTTATTTGGAAAttaaaaaccaaacatcagCTGCCAACAGCTGCTCACCGTTCTCCACCATGTCAGAGATGGAACGCGCCAGCTCAACGAGGACGCTGGTGCCCACGGTTGATGCTGCAAAGCCAGGGCCCCACGCATCCCTCTGGGCCCCAATGACCACGTATCGATCTGCAGACGGTCACAGGACATTCATCACTCACATCGTTTCCATATTTCCTGATCACAGGATCTCTCTCATTATTCATCTTTGCTGTACCTGCATCCACAAAGCCTTTGATGACCCCAAAGACATTATTTATCCTTTTCTCAGTAAGGACATTGTTGACTTCCACAGTAATAACATCGCTCTCGTCTCCGAGTTTATTGATGCTCCCCCAACCATTTGGCTGAGTTCTACCCCCGAGCTGCCTGTGGGATGCAGACAAACATCAACCCTTTATTGATGCCCTGTTTAATACAAGCTTCAACCATCTTTCTGATACCAGTGTGATGTTTGTGAGTCTTACCTCAGAATGTTCATTCCCATGCCTGTTGTGATAGTCTGAGCCAAAATATTTGGCAGGCCTGAAGACTGCACAGGTGGAAACTGGGTGTGGTTGAAGGAGGGGAAGCCTGGGGTGTAGGGATCCCCAGAGCCCATGTGGACCTGTGGGAAACAGACAGATGGAAAGTTGAGCTTTGAGTGGATCATGACATCTTTTCAAAGGTAGCTTTAATCAAACTAAACACATGAACCCCATTATTATTGTGGTTATCATTTAGGTTACTGCACTGGTAGAGGAAGCACAACTACTTCCTCTTATGAACAGTGCTAGGTTTAAATGCACTTCACAACATGTGTATTGTCAACATGTCAAACATCTGTCCTCTCATTTCATATTTAAACAACAGTCTTCACCTTTCCTTCAGTGTACTCATTTAAAGTATTTCCCAGGTGATTTACACCTGAGGAGTAAAAACTGTCTTCACTCACATGTCCAAAGAGTGGAGTGCTCTCGCTGATCGAGTAATCAGCAGGGTCTGGGTAGATCAGCACAGCAGAGGCGTTCATTTTGGCTGCATTGGCTACCTATAAGCAGAGAAACAAGGGAATGGGAAGCTAAGTTCACCAACAGTAAAATTATTTGAATCACATAATATAAAACGAAGTTTCATGCTAAAAAGGGGAAGCATGAGGCTTTGTTTACATAATTTCTTCTGCCATTAATAAAGTATGATTTTGATTCAGTTGGGGAGAAAGAGGATGAGATGGAGACGACAAGGAGAATGCAGTGATGGAGGAGGCAGAGGAAGGAAAGGAGAAGAAAGATTATGAGAAaagtatgaaaataaaaatctgcaaATCTTAAAAAGGTCATATATTTCAGAAGGTCTCCCCTGTACAGAaaataccacacacacacacacacacacacacacacacacacacacacacacacacacacacacctaatgGAATTCTACTGAAGGTTAAGAACAGACGACATCTATAAATACTGACAAGTACCGCAGGGAATAAAGTCCTGTTCAAATGATGTTCCATCTTATTTTGAAACCACCCACCTTCTCAGCAAAGCTGATCCTTCCAGCTCTGACCAGCATCACCCTGCCATTCATGTCGATGTTCATGTCTTTTAACTGCTTCAGGTCATTTTCCTGTCCATAATGGGCATACAGCACTGCACCCTGGAACCATCAGAAACAGAAATGTCACTGCAAGTGTCACTGTACATTTTTCCTACTTATAATTTAGCCTTCTGATTACCCTTGCTGTTCCACTGGCGCTGTAGGACAGGAAACCCGTTGGACGTTCCGCTGTTCCGTTCTTGAAAACTATTCTGTTGTATCCAGATGCTGGGGGGTCCTGAACCTTGACAAAGTGCTCATCAGTCCAGGTCTTCATGCCGTACTCCTTAAACTTCTTGAGCACCTTGTTCCCCAGATCTTCATCACCAGGAGAACCAGCCCGGTGGTTGCTACTGCTCAGCTGACTGAGACagggaaaacaaaaaggaaTTACTTACTGTTAAAAATACAATACACATAACAAAATGTGTGCAGTGCTGCAGTGCATGGAGCTTCTATTCACCCAAGGACAGCGTCCATACTGGATGTAGTCAGTTTTTGAGCAAGAAGCTTTTTCACATCATCCCAGTCCATGAGGGGAGCAGCACCGGTCTCATGGGCGACAGAAACATCTTCATAGCGGAGAGCAGAGGATGCACAGGTGGGAGCCAAATCCTTATTCCGATGGACCAGGTAGCCAATCAAATAGCCTGAAAGTGGCAGTGATTCCAGATAAGGGATGGCAACAGACTCAACTGAATTAAGTGGTGCAAGCCAAACCCTGACTGAAGTGTCTTACTCAGATGACAGCTCAAAGCTAAGCCATGTTTTTCCAGATAAAATGACACATGGTAAGTCCCCtcaccacacccacacacaggaaaattatattaaaatagCTGTTGGACAGTgaacttccactttttcacaAGTAACATACAATCCAACGGGACAGATCCCCAAAGAACCACTCAAGTTACTGTGCACTAAATTAAAAAGAGTTTCttccttcctccctctctctcttaccgatgatgaagatgaggaagaTTGTAGCTGCCATAAAGCAGAGGTTCTTGGGTGTACGTCCAAACTTTTGAGCCACATAGGGTGTGCGATTAGAGTTGTGATTCAGGTGGCCGCCAACGCCATTTCCCCCAGTCTCCTCATCTATTTCAGATGACAGCTTCATCTCCACCTGACTGTTGTCACCCTCCATATTCTGGGTCAAGTTGAATCGTGTGTAGGAGTGGGGCTCCCCATTAAACTATCACAAATAGAAAAAGGGTAAGCAGATTAAATGATTTCAGTAACTCCCAAAGAACAGTAGTGGTTTGATTTCAGGATCTTTGCTTGGACTTACAAGAGGTTAaaggtttttgcttttttatgacCGAACAGAGATTTGACTGAAGAATAGTTTTAGATCTCAATTTATAATAAGTGCTTTACAAATCCAAAGATCAGCTAACTGGTGGACTTTCCAGTTTCAGTGTGGCTAGCCAAACAAGAGAAACCACCATTtactaattaaaacaaaatttaattaTGCAATGTAACAGTTTAACATTTCAATGCATTTCTGAATATGAAACAACTGTATTTCTCAAGTTCTTCCTGTGTTTGTTcccaaaatagaataaaaattaaattctGGTCATGCAAGTTCTCATTTTTGCAATAACAGTCATTTCAGGTGTGGAAATGATGATGTCCCGTTTAGGATGAAAGCTTAAAGCAAAGCCTGTTATTGTTGGGTTTACACTTATACTCACAATCTTGGATATTGTTGACCTTGCTTGGTCCATTGTTGCTTCTCAGAATTCTAAAACgataaggaagaagaaaaaaaataagttatACATTGCAGAGTAGGTGAATGCAGCCACAACTGAATCTATAAAGGGTGATGAACCAACCCTCTTCTTCACGTAGTGTGCGCCTTGAATTTTTTGTGCTTCAATTTCAGTTCCCTTACAGTGCGAGCAGTGTGTTACCGTTTTACTTGTGTGTTGTCCAAACAATACATCCCCACCTCTTGTCTAAACATCCACAGGGCTTCCTATCTTACTAACTAGAAAAACAGTGCCGTTTCCAGGCACAAAAGGCCAGTGTCCGTC from Pelmatolapia mariae isolate MD_Pm_ZW linkage group LG18, Pm_UMD_F_2, whole genome shotgun sequence includes the following:
- the LOC134616599 gene encoding transferrin receptor protein 1-like, with the protein product MDQARSTISKIFNGEPHSYTRFNLTQNMEGDNSQVEMKLSSEIDEETGGNGVGGHLNHNSNRTPYVAQKFGRTPKNLCFMAATIFLIFIIGYLIGYLVHRNKDLAPTCASSALRYEDVSVAHETGAAPLMDWDDVKKLLAQKLTTSSMDAVLGQLSSSNHRAGSPGDEDLGNKVLKKFKEYGMKTWTDEHFVKVQDPPASGYNRIVFKNGTAERPTGFLSYSASGTARGAVLYAHYGQENDLKQLKDMNIDMNGRVMLVRAGRISFAEKVANAAKMNASAVLIYPDPADYSISESTPLFGHVHMGSGDPYTPGFPSFNHTQFPPVQSSGLPNILAQTITTGMGMNILRQLGGRTQPNGWGSINKLGDESDVITVEVNNVLTEKRINNVFGVIKGFVDADRYVVIGAQRDAWGPGFAASTVGTSVLVELARSISDMVENDGFKPRRSIVFASWSAGEYGSVGATEWLEGYLSSLSMKAFTYINLDGIVTGQNGFKVAASPLLHSLVQNALKEVNYDKDKSLLSQFGKNNWESAILEPLRMDSAAYPFLAFSGIPSVAFRFHSGSSDYPYFGTILDTRENLNSVTASQVPQLAVRAGQFAGHIALRLVHDHLLQMDLKKYNQLIRSHVVQINARVKNVQRLKPQLLPKALTVQWLIMASGSYSRASSALAADIQNSDLEDIEMCRVINDRIMTVERNFLSPYVSPKDSPFRHILLGSGPHTLKGLISHLDSLTTADLDADAKLFRNQFAQATWTIQTCANSLAGDIWSLDNEI